In one Brevibacillus composti genomic region, the following are encoded:
- a CDS encoding spore coat protein, producing the protein MQPHVYGAHEVMELHEILNGAVDAINTAQLYAPYARDPELVQLLRHQLQFMETEYNSMVQTIRGLGAGEGLPYRPISSPGANASAMPPAPQAAHPTPSAQQPNTHPNQMDDRDVSSAMLGLHKSGAVFKMAAALEAAHPQIRSMLLQSAVNCANQAYETWNYMKRKGYYPLVAMPESVNAQLLKGYQPTAGMAPGAIQQMAPGAVTPSVQQNGTLFTNSVEPEGPLARHSSMLPGMAVPGAALQQPQLTQQPQLTQQPQLTQQPQLTQQPAQLTQQPMQASPLSMQPPPVNASQIFSSPQYRQEHYGGGDELGMAAEPEATMASETYGSASVPPASDSKQKGGRKKSAADPASG; encoded by the coding sequence ATGCAACCCCACGTGTACGGCGCTCACGAAGTGATGGAGCTGCACGAAATCTTGAACGGGGCCGTAGATGCGATCAATACAGCGCAATTGTACGCGCCTTATGCCCGGGATCCCGAATTGGTGCAGCTTCTTCGCCACCAACTGCAATTTATGGAGACGGAATACAACAGCATGGTCCAGACCATCCGCGGACTGGGAGCCGGTGAAGGTTTGCCGTATCGCCCGATCAGCTCGCCGGGAGCAAATGCGTCAGCGATGCCGCCTGCCCCGCAAGCTGCCCACCCGACGCCATCCGCCCAGCAGCCCAATACCCATCCGAACCAGATGGATGATCGCGACGTCTCCTCCGCTATGCTGGGGCTGCATAAGTCGGGAGCGGTATTTAAAATGGCGGCAGCACTGGAAGCGGCTCATCCCCAGATACGCAGCATGCTCCTGCAAAGCGCGGTCAATTGTGCAAATCAAGCCTATGAGACGTGGAATTACATGAAGCGCAAGGGCTACTACCCGCTGGTAGCGATGCCGGAGAGTGTCAATGCCCAGCTGCTGAAAGGGTATCAACCCACCGCTGGGATGGCACCAGGGGCGATACAGCAGATGGCTCCGGGAGCAGTCACTCCGTCTGTCCAGCAGAACGGCACGCTGTTTACCAATTCCGTGGAGCCGGAGGGGCCGCTCGCCAGGCATTCGTCCATGCTTCCAGGGATGGCGGTGCCGGGGGCAGCCCTCCAACAGCCCCAGCTGACTCAACAGCCTCAGCTGACCCAACAGCCTCAGCTGACCCAACAGCCGCAGCTGACCCAACAGCCTGCGCAGCTGACCCAGCAGCCGATGCAGGCATCCCCACTATCGATGCAGCCGCCGCCGGTCAATGCCAGCCAGATTTTTTCCTCGCCGCAGTACCGCCAGGAGCACTACGGGGGCGGGGACGAGCTGGGGATGGCAGCCGAGCCGGAAGCGACGATGGCCTCCGAGACCTATGGCTCGGCCAGCGTGCCGCCCGCGAGTGACAGCAAGCAGAAAGGCGGACGCAAAAAGAGCGCAGCCGATCCTGCCAGCGGGTAA
- a CDS encoding YqaA family protein, producing MFEQITQAFMQYGIWGLFGLSFLDSFIVPVPPFFLQIAMSLIDPSSALRYATIAFTGSILGAPMGYILGKWLGKPILKKILPEKWTALATEQFDKNGDTAVLIGAFTPIPFKVFTILSGVFNYSLTKLMLFAILGRGIKFYLIGVLFHLYGKHAKVLLDEYLEISVLGIGAIVAIAWFIWNKRKKKKLA from the coding sequence ATGTTTGAACAAATCACGCAAGCCTTTATGCAATACGGAATTTGGGGCCTGTTTGGACTTTCTTTTCTGGACTCGTTTATCGTCCCGGTTCCCCCGTTTTTCCTGCAGATCGCGATGAGCCTGATCGACCCCTCTTCCGCCCTGCGCTATGCGACCATAGCCTTTACCGGCTCGATTTTGGGAGCGCCGATGGGTTACATACTGGGAAAATGGCTGGGCAAACCGATTCTGAAAAAGATTCTTCCGGAAAAATGGACGGCGCTCGCGACGGAACAATTCGATAAAAACGGGGATACGGCCGTCTTGATCGGCGCGTTCACCCCGATTCCGTTCAAGGTCTTTACCATCCTCAGCGGTGTCTTTAATTACTCGCTGACCAAGCTCATGCTGTTCGCCATTTTGGGCCGCGGAATCAAATTTTATCTGATCGGCGTCTTGTTTCATCTCTACGGCAAACACGCCAAAGTGCTGCTCGACGAGTACCTGGAGATCAGCGTTCTGGGTATCGGGGCAATCGTTGCAATTGCCTGGTTCATCTGGAATAAGCGAAAAAAGAAAAAGCTGGCATGA
- a CDS encoding cell wall hydrolase produces the protein MAVIKANSRDVDMLARLIRAEAEGEGDLGMLMVGNVGVNRILSNCLDFRGIRTMRQMVFQSPGGYEAVHKSYFYQRARDKERRLARRVIKGERQHPASNALWFFRPSGNCPAQWFNQRNSGRYKAHCFFVPTPQDCPRVY, from the coding sequence ATGGCCGTCATCAAGGCAAACTCCAGAGATGTCGACATGTTGGCCCGTTTAATCCGGGCGGAAGCGGAGGGAGAAGGAGATTTAGGCATGCTCATGGTGGGAAACGTCGGCGTCAACCGCATTCTGTCCAACTGTCTGGATTTTCGCGGGATTCGGACGATGCGGCAGATGGTGTTCCAATCCCCCGGCGGGTATGAAGCGGTGCATAAGTCGTACTTTTATCAGCGCGCAAGAGACAAAGAGCGGCGCCTGGCACGAAGGGTCATTAAAGGGGAAAGGCAGCATCCCGCCTCGAATGCGCTCTGGTTCTTCCGGCCGAGCGGCAACTGTCCCGCACAATGGTTCAACCAAAGAAACTCCGGACGATACAAGGCCCACTGCTTCTTCGTCCCCACTCCCCAGGATTGTCCCCGCGTCTACTGA
- the gerQ gene encoding spore coat protein GerQ produces MSQQMPYNPYTAYPYTEMYPSSTFPFQMGQPGMPGTQQVTPMQPSGSMIPGTPLAPGQVVEESYIENILRLNRGKVITVYQTFENNTQWNAKIFRGVLETAGRDHIILSDPQTGKRFLLLMVNTDYITADEELNYIPPSLAFGTR; encoded by the coding sequence ATGAGTCAGCAAATGCCTTATAATCCGTATACGGCCTACCCCTACACAGAGATGTATCCGTCCTCGACCTTTCCATTCCAGATGGGTCAGCCCGGAATGCCCGGCACGCAGCAAGTCACGCCGATGCAGCCGAGCGGCTCGATGATTCCCGGCACTCCCCTGGCGCCCGGACAGGTGGTAGAGGAGTCCTACATCGAGAACATCCTCCGCCTCAACCGCGGCAAAGTGATCACCGTCTACCAAACCTTCGAGAACAACACGCAGTGGAACGCGAAGATTTTCCGCGGCGTGCTGGAGACAGCGGGACGGGACCACATCATCCTCAGTGACCCGCAGACGGGCAAGCGTTTTCTCTTGCTGATGGTCAATACGGATTACATCACCGCCGACGAAGAGCTGAATTACATTCCGCCTTCCTTGGCTTTCGGCACCCGCTAA
- a CDS encoding PilZ domain-containing protein — translation MNGVKTGKQRDYFRLKLDPPLRSRMTIVMIKGKTLEVGSAEVLIEDIGGGGLRFLSDLKLPVNDQLVLQFETEVYSQQLKTYGHVVRSSPWSETIYEYAVKFTMDESAHAEVNRLVNSLAIRFRQRGSLPSGWFLQGDRKDFFHIE, via the coding sequence GTGAACGGTGTCAAAACGGGCAAACAACGGGACTACTTTCGTTTGAAGCTGGATCCTCCTCTGCGTTCTCGAATGACGATCGTCATGATCAAAGGAAAGACCTTGGAAGTAGGCAGCGCGGAAGTTCTCATTGAGGACATCGGAGGCGGCGGTCTTCGTTTTTTATCTGATTTGAAATTGCCCGTCAATGATCAGCTGGTCCTTCAGTTTGAAACAGAAGTCTATTCACAACAGTTGAAAACGTATGGCCATGTCGTCCGTAGCAGTCCCTGGAGCGAGACGATCTATGAATACGCCGTCAAATTTACCATGGATGAGTCCGCCCATGCGGAGGTCAACCGCTTGGTCAATTCGCTCGCCATCCGTTTCAGACAGAGGGGCAGCTTGCCCAGCGGCTGGTTTTTGCAAGGAGATCGCAAAGATTTTTTTCATATAGAATGA
- a CDS encoding GNAT family N-acetyltransferase translates to MDRTIAREEIRALETSEVAQFVRIVERAYPRLELHAPGVRERWIERVREGIEQDPTSSIQGCFRDGQLVGVMKWRDFQMNVHGRQLLTGGIGTVAVDLLHKKEKVAKGMMTRFLQAYRERGVSLVSLYPFRVDFYRQMGFGVGTKMNEYRALPLSLPDGDKSAVVALERGEREQILRCYNRYAARTHGMTEKSEREMNTLLENAEHLAFGYRREGVQELEGYLILQFKQVHSENASIHDVHVRDLVYETTEALRGMLAFLRSQADQVRRIVFYTQDEDFHVLLADPRNDSDRLIPFYYHESHASGVGLMYRIIDVAGFFRQLAGLPLGVASGHFTFHIRDSFFPANQGSYAVRFHEGVPVSVEESPLPGSTDAEVAIDISDFSSLAMGAVRFHSLYAYGLAEVSNPAYVEALDRLFAVPQKPRCTAAF, encoded by the coding sequence ATGGATCGAACGATCGCCAGGGAAGAAATCCGCGCGCTGGAAACCTCGGAAGTCGCTCAATTTGTCAGAATCGTGGAACGCGCTTATCCGCGTCTGGAGCTGCATGCGCCGGGCGTGCGGGAAAGATGGATAGAGCGGGTGCGCGAAGGAATCGAGCAGGATCCGACCAGCTCCATACAAGGCTGTTTTCGCGACGGCCAGCTGGTGGGCGTGATGAAGTGGCGTGATTTTCAGATGAATGTTCACGGCAGGCAGCTGCTAACCGGTGGAATTGGCACGGTGGCCGTCGATCTGCTGCACAAGAAGGAAAAAGTGGCGAAGGGGATGATGACCCGCTTTTTGCAAGCCTACCGGGAGCGGGGAGTCAGTCTCGTTTCGCTCTATCCGTTTCGCGTCGATTTTTACAGACAGATGGGGTTTGGCGTCGGGACCAAGATGAATGAGTACCGGGCCTTACCGCTCAGCCTGCCGGATGGAGACAAATCCGCTGTGGTCGCACTGGAGCGAGGAGAGCGGGAGCAGATACTCCGCTGTTATAACCGCTACGCTGCCCGGACGCACGGGATGACGGAGAAAAGTGAGCGGGAGATGAATACGCTGCTCGAAAATGCAGAGCATCTGGCATTCGGCTACCGCCGGGAGGGTGTGCAGGAGTTGGAAGGCTATCTGATCCTCCAGTTCAAGCAGGTACATTCGGAAAATGCCAGCATCCATGATGTGCACGTCCGCGATCTGGTCTATGAGACGACAGAGGCGCTGCGAGGGATGCTCGCATTTTTGCGCAGTCAGGCCGATCAAGTGAGACGTATTGTGTTTTATACGCAGGATGAGGATTTTCACGTTCTCCTGGCTGATCCGCGCAATGATTCGGACCGCCTGATCCCCTTTTACTATCACGAGAGCCACGCCAGCGGAGTGGGATTGATGTACCGGATCATCGATGTCGCCGGTTTTTTCCGGCAGCTGGCTGGTCTTCCACTGGGTGTGGCGAGCGGCCATTTCACCTTTCATATCCGCGACAGCTTTTTCCCTGCCAACCAAGGCTCGTATGCCGTCCGTTTCCATGAGGGCGTGCCAGTGTCGGTAGAAGAGAGCCCGCTTCCGGGCAGCACCGATGCAGAAGTGGCGATCGATATTTCCGACTTTTCCTCCCTGGCGATGGGGGCTGTCCGCTTTCACAGTCTCTACGCTTACGGACTGGCTGAAGTGTCGAATCCCGCCTATGTGGAGGCATTGGACCGATTGTTTGCCGTTCCCCAGAAGCCGCGCTGCACCGCCGCCTTTTAG
- a CDS encoding NUDIX hydrolase — MKDEILDFYDEEMTWLGIETRGNVHRHGLWHCTFHCWVYRLEAGHHSQGSKREQGQEQERGTISLLFQKRHPQKDTWPGKLDVTSAGHLLAGETPADGVRELEEELGIRASLGDLSPIGVFSDVLREAEIFDREFCHVYALKQDQPLHAYRIQRDELTGLYWIELAQLVALLAGEIQAAEASGCEWLEDGRITASSAKVERSDLVPHQQHYYRQVLAAIKELASVPSRQP, encoded by the coding sequence ATGAAGGATGAAATCCTCGATTTTTACGATGAAGAGATGACCTGGCTGGGCATAGAGACGCGGGGAAATGTTCACCGGCACGGCTTGTGGCACTGCACCTTTCACTGCTGGGTATACCGCTTGGAGGCGGGTCATCATTCCCAGGGATCGAAGCGGGAACAGGGGCAGGAGCAGGAGCGTGGAACCATTAGCCTCCTGTTTCAGAAGCGGCATCCGCAAAAGGATACGTGGCCTGGCAAGCTGGACGTCACCTCGGCTGGCCACCTGCTCGCCGGGGAGACGCCCGCTGACGGGGTCAGGGAGCTGGAGGAGGAGCTGGGCATTCGCGCATCCCTCGGCGATCTTTCGCCCATCGGCGTCTTTTCGGACGTGCTCAGGGAGGCGGAGATCTTCGACCGCGAGTTTTGCCATGTGTACGCCCTCAAACAGGATCAACCGCTGCACGCCTATCGCATCCAGCGGGACGAGCTGACGGGCCTGTACTGGATCGAGCTCGCCCAACTGGTGGCACTCTTGGCCGGAGAAATACAGGCTGCAGAGGCGAGCGGCTGTGAGTGGCTGGAGGACGGCCGCATCACCGCGAGCAGCGCAAAAGTGGAACGATCCGACTTGGTCCCCCATCAGCAGCATTATTATCGCCAGGTGCTCGCGGCGATCAAGGAGCTCGCCTCCGTTCCCAGCCGTCAGCCCTAG
- a CDS encoding Gfo/Idh/MocA family protein — protein MMGTFHFTQIRLDEALLPRAQTGGLNIPLASAAAGKRRMSMKERYTVGVIGLGVMGERLLAAMLAHERFTVKAVCDASEERARGTADATGIDAWYTSHQEMLEKEELDWVYIAVPPKFHHPIALDVLACGKHLLCEKPLASTVQEGSEMLQAAERAGVIHAMNFPLYYRPLFAELKQRIGAIGSIRRIDITTHFHQWPRPWQQTAWLAGREQGGFVREVMPHFLHLTQALFGGCEVVRSDVDYPPDDPDACEVSIAALLRLADGTPVTVNGLGNIAQQEQLTYTIYGTEGTLAVKNWSILMAGAAGELPSEVPVPEQDRLSLLLDEFAHALDGKEARLVGFDAGLAVQKTLDELLGI, from the coding sequence ATGATGGGGACATTCCATTTTACGCAAATCCGGTTGGACGAAGCGCTCCTGCCAAGGGCGCAAACGGGCGGGTTGAACATCCCTCTCGCCTCTGCCGCAGCCGGAAAAAGGAGAATGTCGATGAAAGAGCGATACACAGTGGGAGTAATCGGACTGGGAGTAATGGGGGAGCGCTTGCTTGCGGCCATGCTGGCTCATGAGCGCTTTACCGTCAAAGCGGTGTGTGACGCATCCGAGGAGCGCGCCAGGGGAACGGCTGACGCCACCGGAATCGACGCTTGGTATACCAGCCACCAGGAGATGCTGGAGAAGGAAGAGCTCGATTGGGTATACATCGCGGTTCCGCCAAAATTTCATCATCCCATCGCGCTGGATGTGCTGGCTTGCGGCAAGCACCTGCTATGCGAGAAGCCCCTGGCCAGCACCGTGCAGGAGGGGAGCGAGATGCTGCAGGCGGCTGAAAGAGCGGGCGTGATTCACGCGATGAATTTCCCGCTCTACTACCGTCCCCTCTTTGCCGAGCTAAAGCAGCGGATCGGAGCGATTGGAAGCATCCGCCGGATCGATATCACCACCCATTTTCACCAATGGCCCCGCCCCTGGCAGCAGACAGCATGGCTGGCAGGCCGAGAGCAGGGCGGGTTTGTCCGCGAGGTCATGCCGCACTTTCTGCATCTGACGCAGGCTCTCTTTGGCGGCTGCGAGGTCGTCCGCTCCGATGTGGACTACCCGCCAGACGATCCTGACGCCTGCGAGGTAAGCATCGCGGCGCTGCTCCGTCTCGCGGACGGTACTCCGGTAACGGTGAACGGCCTGGGCAACATCGCCCAGCAGGAGCAGCTTACCTACACCATCTACGGCACCGAGGGGACCCTCGCGGTGAAGAACTGGAGCATCCTCATGGCCGGCGCAGCAGGCGAGCTGCCCAGCGAGGTGCCGGTGCCGGAGCAGGATCGCTTGTCGCTTCTGCTGGATGAGTTTGCCCATGCGCTTGATGGCAAAGAGGCGAGACTGGTCGGTTTTGATGCAGGACTGGCTGTTCAGAAGACGTTGGATGAACTGCTGGGGATCTAG
- a CDS encoding cation:dicarboxylate symporter family transporter, translated as MKRFGLAIQIVIGLCLGILVGALFYGNPAVSTYLQPIGDIFIRLIKMIVVPIVISTLIVGVAGVGDVKKLGKIGGKTILYFEIITTIAIIVGLFAANLFHPGVGVDMAQLSKTDIHQYVETAETTQSHGFIDTFVNIVPKNVFEAIVKGDMLAIIFFSVLFGLGVAAAGEKGQPVLRFFQGVADTMFWVVNTIMKFAPFGVFALIGVTVSKFGLSSLIPLGKLVILVHATMLFFVLVVLGVIARMSGISIFALIKILKDELLLSYSTASSETVLPKIMEKMERLGCPKAITSFVIPTGYSFNLDGSTLYQALAALFIAQMYGIHMPVSAQITLMLVLMVTSKGIAGVPGVSFVVLLATLGSVGIPVEGLAFIAGIDRLLDMARTVVNVIGNSLAAVVISRWEGQFDQKKAQAFIHETTTRAA; from the coding sequence ATGAAGCGTTTTGGATTAGCCATTCAAATTGTCATCGGTCTCTGCCTGGGTATTCTGGTCGGAGCTCTTTTTTACGGGAATCCGGCTGTCTCTACCTACCTGCAGCCGATTGGCGATATTTTTATTCGGCTTATTAAAATGATCGTCGTTCCCATCGTGATTTCTACCTTGATCGTCGGGGTCGCCGGCGTGGGCGACGTGAAGAAGCTGGGCAAAATTGGCGGGAAAACGATTCTTTATTTTGAGATCATCACCACAATCGCCATTATCGTCGGCCTGTTTGCTGCCAATCTGTTCCATCCCGGCGTCGGTGTCGATATGGCGCAGCTCAGCAAAACCGACATCCACCAGTACGTGGAGACGGCAGAAACCACGCAGAGTCACGGCTTCATTGATACATTCGTGAACATCGTGCCGAAAAACGTGTTTGAAGCGATCGTCAAGGGAGACATGCTGGCGATCATCTTCTTCTCCGTCCTGTTCGGTCTGGGCGTAGCGGCTGCCGGTGAAAAAGGGCAGCCCGTCCTCCGCTTTTTCCAGGGCGTGGCCGATACGATGTTCTGGGTCGTCAATACGATCATGAAATTCGCGCCGTTTGGAGTATTTGCGCTCATCGGCGTCACCGTCTCCAAATTCGGGCTCTCTTCGCTCATTCCGCTGGGCAAGCTGGTTATCCTGGTGCATGCCACGATGCTGTTCTTCGTCCTGGTGGTGCTCGGGGTGATCGCCCGCATGAGCGGAATCTCGATCTTTGCCCTGATTAAAATCCTCAAAGACGAATTGCTGTTGTCCTACTCCACGGCCAGCTCGGAGACCGTTCTGCCGAAGATTATGGAGAAAATGGAGCGTCTGGGCTGTCCCAAAGCCATTACGTCCTTTGTGATTCCGACAGGCTACTCGTTTAACCTGGATGGCTCTACGCTGTATCAGGCGCTGGCCGCTCTGTTCATTGCGCAAATGTACGGCATTCATATGCCGGTCAGCGCGCAGATTACGCTGATGCTGGTCTTGATGGTCACATCCAAAGGGATTGCCGGCGTGCCGGGCGTTTCCTTTGTGGTGCTGCTGGCTACGCTGGGATCGGTCGGCATTCCTGTAGAGGGTCTCGCTTTCATCGCGGGAATCGACCGCTTGCTGGATATGGCCCGGACCGTGGTCAATGTGATCGGGAATTCGCTGGCGGCCGTCGTCATCTCGCGCTGGGAAGGACAGTTTGACCAGAAGAAAGCCCAAGCCTTTATCCATGAGACAACCACGCGCGCTGCGTAG
- the arcC gene encoding carbamate kinase: MGKQTVLVALGGNAILQPKQEATFQNQYENVKTSCEFLAKLVKNGYNLVVTHGNGPQVGTILRQNEEASHVVPPMPLDVCSAESQGFIAYMMQQALYNELTKLGLKKNVVSIVTRTEVAKNDPAFSNPDKPIGVFYSEEEAKKLSEEKNWVVAEDAGRGWRRVVPSPAPLNIVESESIVDLIDAGHIVISCGGGGIPVVKKEDGTYEGVEAVIDKDRSGCKLAEQIKADIFVILTDVENVYVNYGKENQKALTHVSLEELEGYIAEGQFSAGSMGPKIEAAQKFAQQGGTSIICALNKADLALEGKSGTRISK; encoded by the coding sequence TTGGGGAAACAAACCGTATTGGTTGCACTCGGGGGCAACGCGATTCTGCAGCCGAAACAGGAAGCAACCTTCCAAAATCAGTATGAAAACGTAAAAACCAGCTGCGAGTTTCTCGCCAAACTGGTGAAGAATGGATACAATCTCGTCGTTACGCACGGAAACGGTCCGCAAGTGGGAACCATTCTGCGGCAAAACGAAGAAGCGAGCCATGTTGTTCCGCCGATGCCGCTCGATGTATGCAGCGCGGAGAGCCAGGGCTTCATCGCTTACATGATGCAGCAGGCGCTGTACAACGAGTTGACCAAGCTGGGCCTGAAAAAGAATGTGGTCAGCATCGTCACCCGTACAGAAGTAGCAAAGAACGACCCAGCCTTCTCCAACCCGGACAAGCCGATCGGCGTCTTCTACAGCGAGGAAGAAGCGAAAAAACTGAGTGAAGAGAAAAACTGGGTAGTGGCGGAGGATGCCGGCCGCGGCTGGCGCCGTGTGGTTCCCTCCCCGGCACCGCTGAACATCGTGGAATCGGAGTCCATCGTCGATCTGATCGATGCCGGCCACATCGTCATCTCCTGCGGGGGCGGCGGAATCCCGGTCGTGAAGAAAGAAGACGGCACCTACGAGGGCGTCGAGGCTGTCATCGACAAGGACCGCAGCGGCTGCAAGCTGGCGGAACAAATCAAAGCGGACATCTTCGTCATCCTGACAGATGTAGAGAATGTGTACGTCAACTACGGCAAAGAAAATCAAAAAGCGCTGACCCACGTCTCGCTGGAAGAGCTGGAAGGCTACATCGCCGAAGGCCAATTCAGCGCGGGAAGCATGGGCCCCAAGATTGAGGCCGCTCAAAAATTTGCCCAGCAAGGCGGCACCTCGATCATTTGCGCACTGAACAAAGCCGATCTGGCGCTCGAAGGAAAAAGCGGTACCCGCATCAGTAAATAA
- a CDS encoding DUF2877 domain-containing protein yields MFATSANLQFGNRLVHVGISRHGELPYGILLGDQQMETVLDRITLGERVDWERDKQVLSFQAGLAISLTSGVPFSSVPRSHSICRERIRRNAAALIEVLAAEGSITGFGVSAEDAALCLFGLQQEPGEFCSLAAELKAAWPSSDPHLIEKVLRKVIGRGQGLTPSGDDLLLGCLIGAVVTGTKPDAFTDVLRSLLQAEGRRLTTDVSLEYLLHATEDRFGSRLRNLAHEVFAGEGTTLSRALRELLEIGHTSGTDTATGLLLWISLSTGDERIGETNRIGCTRGQRDSAAETGSNLPKSV; encoded by the coding sequence GTGTTTGCGACCAGCGCCAACCTGCAATTTGGGAATCGGCTGGTGCACGTGGGAATATCCCGGCACGGCGAGCTTCCCTATGGGATCTTGCTCGGCGATCAGCAGATGGAGACTGTTCTCGATAGGATCACCCTGGGAGAAAGAGTTGACTGGGAGAGGGATAAACAAGTATTATCCTTCCAGGCAGGCTTGGCCATTTCTCTCACGAGCGGGGTGCCGTTTTCCTCGGTGCCCCGCTCTCACTCTATCTGCCGTGAGCGGATCAGACGAAATGCCGCCGCACTGATCGAGGTCTTGGCTGCGGAGGGGAGCATCACGGGATTTGGCGTATCTGCCGAAGACGCAGCCCTCTGCCTCTTTGGACTGCAGCAGGAGCCCGGGGAATTTTGCTCCCTGGCAGCCGAACTGAAAGCAGCATGGCCGTCCAGCGATCCCCACCTGATCGAAAAGGTGCTGCGCAAGGTGATCGGGCGGGGGCAGGGGCTTACGCCGAGCGGCGATGATCTGCTCCTCGGCTGTCTGATCGGGGCGGTCGTCACGGGGACGAAGCCGGACGCTTTTACGGATGTCCTGCGCTCCCTTTTGCAAGCGGAGGGAAGACGGCTGACGACGGATGTCAGTCTGGAATACCTGCTGCATGCGACAGAGGACCGTTTCGGTTCCCGGCTGCGCAACCTGGCACATGAGGTATTTGCGGGAGAGGGGACGACGCTTTCTCGGGCCCTGAGAGAACTGCTCGAAATCGGACACACATCAGGGACAGATACGGCAACAGGCCTTTTATTATGGATAAGTTTATCGACAGGGGATGAAAGAATTGGGGAAACAAACCGTATTGGTTGCACTCGGGGGCAACGCGATTCTGCAGCCGAAACAGGAAGCAACCTTCCAAAATCAGTATGA
- a CDS encoding MFS transporter: MQGSEIGFISSLVAWASIPGALIISRISDKLGKRKGLALLLIPCAIPSIVLTVYVQNYTVLILSLIFYGLTGKLALDPILVSIVADNAPKEG, from the coding sequence ATGCAGGGTAGTGAAATCGGATTCATTTCTTCTCTCGTCGCTTGGGCGTCCATCCCGGGAGCGCTGATCATCAGCCGCATCTCCGACAAGCTGGGCAAACGCAAAGGGCTCGCCCTGCTGCTCATCCCTTGCGCCATTCCGTCGATCGTTCTGACGGTATACGTGCAAAACTACACCGTATTGATCCTGTCTTTGATTTTCTACGGTTTGACCGGAAAGCTGGCACTGGACCCAATTCTCGTTTCGATCGTGGCAGACAATGCCCCGAAAGAAGGATAG
- a CDS encoding PDC sensor domain-containing protein, translating into MEMLVTKYDYSKDTYTAVLDDTGRAVYHPDEVIRNSMRDLSDDPVYRVAYAELFGAGTYYSPVFKRSEFTTYTTIPELGWVVSIRAPAPSQRALPRR; encoded by the coding sequence GTGGAGATGCTGGTCACCAAGTACGATTACAGCAAAGACACCTATACCGCCGTGCTGGACGACACGGGCCGGGCGGTCTACCACCCGGACGAAGTGATCCGCAACAGCATGCGCGATCTCAGCGACGATCCGGTGTACCGGGTGGCCTATGCTGAACTGTTTGGAGCAGGCACCTACTACTCGCCCGTTTTCAAACGTTCGGAATTTACCACCTATACGACGATTCCCGAGCTGGGCTGGGTCGTCTCGATCAGAGCGCCAGCTCCTTCACAGCGCGCTCTTCCTCGACGCTGA
- a CDS encoding PDC sensor domain-containing protein, whose protein sequence is MADAIQTYVFQHQNTVETLAASLSSTNNRDTKNLVQILRAVRENWNGFVNLYVANKEGHTIAFYPETNDIGQSLIGLDFSDRDYYKKVSTQQKTVISSVFLGRAGRFGR, encoded by the coding sequence TTGGCGGATGCGATCCAGACGTATGTGTTTCAGCATCAAAACACCGTAGAGACGCTGGCTGCTTCGCTCAGCTCGACGAACAACCGGGATACGAAAAATCTCGTGCAAATTTTGCGGGCCGTCCGGGAGAATTGGAATGGCTTCGTCAATCTCTATGTCGCCAATAAAGAGGGGCACACGATTGCTTTTTACCCGGAGACCAATGACATCGGCCAGTCGCTGATCGGGCTTGATTTCAGCGACCGCGATTACTACAAGAAAGTATCGACGCAGCAAAAAACTGTGATTTCCTCTGTTTTTCTTGGAAGAGCGGGACGTTTCGGCCGCTGA